In one window of Chryseobacterium viscerum DNA:
- the bglX gene encoding beta-glucosidase BglX, with the protein MKRVYFLLAFSALGLNAYGQKTIDQKVAELLSKMTLEEKVGQMVQYSGFEYATGPQKSNSAAVLEEIKKGKVGSMLNVVGSEETRSFQKLAMQSRLKIPLLFGQDVIHGYRTTFPVNLGQAASWDMGMIEKSERIAATEAAAYGIHWTFAPMVDIARDPRWGRVMEGSGEDTYLGTKIGLARIKGFQGRGLGSLDAVMACAKHFAAYGAAVGGRDYNSVDMSLRQLNETYLPPFKAAAEAGVATFMNSFNDINGIPATANKYIQRDLLKGKWNYKGFVVSDWGSIGEMVPHGYAKDANEAAERAIQGGSDMDMESRVYMAELPKLVKEGKVDPKLVDDATGRILTKKFEMGLFDDPYRFSNEKRQKEQTDNQENRKFGREFGSKSIVLLKNQGNILPLSKTVKTVALIGPFGKETVANHGFWSIAFKDDNQRIVSQFDGIKNQLDKNSTLLYAKGCNVDDQDKSQFAEAVETAKKADVVILTLGEGHAMSGEAKSRSNIGFTGVQEDLLKEIAKTGKPIILMINAGRPLIFNWASDNIPAIMYTWWLGTEAGNSIADVLFGTVNPGGKLPMSFPRTEGQIPVYYNHYNTGRPAKNNTDRNYVSAYIDLDNDPKYPFGYGLSYTDFKYSDMVLSSASLTGNQTLNISVTISNTGKYDGEEVVQLYIRDLLGKVVRPVKELKGFQKVFIKKGESKKIDFKLTPEDLKFFDDNLNFDWEGGEFDIMIGTNSQNVQTKRINWTK; encoded by the coding sequence ATGAAAAGAGTTTATTTCTTACTGGCATTTTCCGCATTGGGATTGAATGCTTACGGACAAAAGACAATTGATCAGAAAGTAGCAGAATTGCTGTCTAAAATGACCCTTGAAGAAAAAGTAGGGCAGATGGTCCAGTACAGTGGGTTTGAATATGCTACAGGGCCTCAGAAATCTAATTCAGCAGCCGTTTTGGAAGAAATTAAAAAAGGTAAAGTAGGTTCTATGCTGAATGTGGTAGGGTCAGAAGAAACCAGATCATTCCAGAAACTGGCGATGCAGTCAAGGCTGAAAATTCCTCTATTGTTCGGGCAGGATGTTATCCATGGATATCGCACCACATTTCCGGTGAACCTGGGACAGGCGGCAAGCTGGGATATGGGAATGATAGAAAAATCGGAAAGAATTGCCGCTACAGAAGCTGCTGCTTATGGTATTCACTGGACTTTTGCTCCCATGGTGGATATTGCCAGAGATCCCAGATGGGGAAGAGTAATGGAAGGTTCCGGGGAAGATACCTACCTTGGAACAAAAATAGGATTAGCAAGAATCAAAGGATTTCAGGGCAGAGGTTTAGGAAGTCTTGATGCGGTAATGGCCTGTGCAAAGCATTTTGCAGCATATGGAGCCGCTGTAGGTGGAAGGGATTACAATTCTGTAGATATGAGTCTCAGACAGTTGAATGAAACTTACCTTCCACCATTCAAAGCCGCAGCAGAAGCAGGAGTAGCTACTTTTATGAACTCTTTCAATGATATCAACGGAATTCCGGCCACGGCCAACAAATATATTCAGAGAGATCTGCTAAAAGGAAAATGGAACTATAAAGGTTTTGTGGTTTCAGATTGGGGAAGTATTGGAGAAATGGTTCCTCACGGTTATGCCAAAGATGCTAACGAAGCCGCAGAAAGAGCAATACAAGGAGGAAGTGATATGGATATGGAAAGCCGTGTCTATATGGCAGAACTTCCAAAGCTGGTGAAAGAAGGGAAAGTAGATCCAAAACTGGTAGATGATGCAACGGGAAGAATTTTAACCAAAAAATTTGAAATGGGCCTTTTCGATGATCCTTACCGATTCAGTAATGAAAAGAGGCAGAAAGAACAGACCGATAATCAGGAGAACAGAAAATTCGGAAGAGAATTCGGATCAAAAAGTATTGTTCTTCTTAAAAATCAGGGAAATATTCTTCCCCTCTCAAAAACGGTAAAAACAGTTGCCCTGATCGGACCTTTCGGTAAAGAAACAGTGGCAAATCACGGATTCTGGTCTATTGCATTCAAAGACGATAATCAAAGAATTGTTTCACAATTTGACGGAATTAAAAATCAGCTGGATAAAAACTCTACTTTATTATATGCTAAAGGCTGTAACGTTGATGATCAGGATAAAAGCCAGTTTGCAGAAGCCGTTGAAACAGCAAAAAAAGCGGATGTTGTTATTTTGACATTGGGAGAAGGTCACGCGATGAGCGGAGAAGCAAAAAGCAGAAGTAATATTGGGTTTACAGGCGTTCAGGAAGATTTGTTGAAAGAAATTGCCAAAACAGGTAAACCAATTATTCTGATGATCAATGCCGGAAGACCTCTGATTTTCAACTGGGCATCAGACAATATTCCTGCCATCATGTACACATGGTGGTTGGGAACTGAAGCAGGAAACTCTATTGCAGATGTTCTTTTCGGTACTGTGAATCCAGGTGGGAAACTTCCAATGAGCTTTCCGAGAACAGAAGGCCAGATTCCCGTGTATTACAATCATTATAATACAGGAAGACCGGCAAAAAATAATACAGACAGAAACTATGTTTCCGCATATATAGACCTTGATAATGATCCGAAATATCCGTTTGGATATGGCTTAAGCTATACAGATTTCAAATATTCTGATATGGTTTTAAGCTCTGCAAGCCTTACAGGAAATCAGACCCTGAATATCAGTGTTACCATTTCCAACACAGGGAAATATGATGGTGAAGAGGTTGTTCAGCTTTATATCAGAGATCTTTTAGGGAAAGTAGTAAGACCGGTAAAAGAGTTGAAAGGATTCCAGAAAGTATTCATCAAAAAAGGAGAAAGTAAAAAGATAGATTTTAAGCTTACCCCGGAAGATTTGAAATTCTTTGATGATAATCTGAATTTTGACTGGGAAGGAGGAGAATTTGATATTATGATTGGAACCAACTCTCAAAATGTGCAGACCAAAAGAATTAACTGGACGAAATAA
- a CDS encoding glycoside hydrolase family 30 protein, with product MKFHNLYSFFRGAALLSGVALFSLSCTSVASNKGNEVQYWLTKGDESVKLQQQTSVKFVNNTNSFQNIEIDDSQKFQYVDGFGYTLTGGSVEVINRLSPSKRKALLNELFGKDKNSISISYLRLSIGASDLDGEVFSYDDLPEGQTDPSLSNFSLAKDKALIAMLKEILTINPSIKIIAAPWSAPVWMKDNGKSKGGSLKPEFYGTYAQYFVKYIQGMKKEGIIIDAVTPQNEPLHPGNNPSLYMPSEQQGDFIKNHLGPVFKTNGITTKIVVYDHNCNKPEYAIDILKDSEANQYIDGSAFHLYEGDISALSTVHDAFPNKNLYFTEQWTGSKGTFTEDLNWHTKNVIIGSMRNWSKIALEWNLANDPKFAPHTEGGCTECKGAITVSDSENFTRNVSYYIIAHASKFVPAGSQRIASTQTDKLSTAAFKTQFGKIVLIVQNDSPSDENFNIKFAGKTAAVTISGRSTATYIF from the coding sequence ATGAAGTTTCACAACTTATATAGTTTCTTTAGAGGTGCCGCACTACTTAGTGGTGTGGCCCTTTTTTCTTTGTCGTGTACTTCAGTAGCATCCAATAAGGGAAATGAAGTGCAGTACTGGCTTACAAAAGGTGATGAAAGTGTAAAATTACAGCAGCAGACCTCGGTTAAATTTGTAAATAATACCAATAGCTTCCAGAATATTGAAATTGATGATTCTCAAAAGTTTCAATATGTTGATGGCTTTGGCTATACATTAACAGGAGGAAGTGTTGAGGTAATCAACAGATTGTCGCCTTCCAAAAGAAAAGCGCTGCTTAACGAACTCTTTGGAAAGGATAAAAATTCAATCTCCATCAGCTATTTAAGACTTAGTATTGGTGCTTCCGATCTTGATGGCGAAGTATTTTCATACGATGATCTGCCTGAAGGACAGACTGATCCCTCTCTTTCAAATTTTAGCCTGGCAAAAGATAAAGCGTTGATTGCTATGCTGAAAGAAATTCTGACGATCAATCCTTCTATTAAAATCATTGCTGCACCGTGGTCAGCTCCGGTATGGATGAAAGACAATGGGAAGTCAAAAGGAGGAAGTCTGAAACCCGAATTTTATGGAACATATGCCCAATATTTTGTAAAATATATCCAGGGAATGAAAAAGGAGGGTATTATCATTGATGCAGTAACCCCTCAGAATGAACCTCTACATCCGGGAAATAACCCGAGTTTGTATATGCCGTCTGAGCAACAGGGAGATTTCATTAAGAACCATCTTGGTCCGGTTTTTAAAACCAACGGAATCACTACCAAAATTGTTGTCTACGATCATAATTGCAACAAACCTGAATATGCTATTGATATTTTAAAAGATTCTGAAGCTAATCAGTATATAGACGGATCTGCTTTTCATTTGTACGAAGGAGATATTTCTGCATTAAGTACGGTACATGATGCTTTTCCAAACAAGAATCTATACTTTACCGAACAATGGACCGGTTCAAAAGGAACTTTTACCGAAGATCTGAACTGGCACACCAAAAATGTAATCATAGGTTCTATGAGAAACTGGAGCAAAATTGCTTTAGAATGGAATCTTGCCAACGATCCAAAATTTGCCCCACATACAGAAGGCGGGTGTACAGAATGTAAAGGAGCCATTACAGTTTCCGATAGCGAAAACTTCACAAGAAATGTTTCCTACTATATTATTGCCCATGCTTCGAAATTTGTTCCGGCAGGATCTCAGCGTATTGCGTCCACACAGACGGATAAGCTTTCAACTGCGGCTTTTAAGACTCAATTTGGGAAAATAGTTTTAATTGTGCAGAACGATAGCCCTTCAGATGAGAATTTTAATATTAAATTTGCCGGGAAAACCGCTGCTGTAACAATTTCAGGACGTTCTACAGCAACCTATATTTTTTAA
- a CDS encoding RagB/SusD family nutrient uptake outer membrane protein has product MKNKNFIYKGLAVAFLTGLSFTNIGCSDSYLDDVQNSGSFNTDLYFQNEQQSFSALISVYDVLRKYSSGFENTVTFFNAGSDDFYSGGGSSNDGAGIQGLNNYMINPNTMPASYWKDYYQGIARANLLIERVPGANMNEDLKKRYIAEAKVLRSLYYFELLRMFGNIPLILKTIKFDDDYWNIPQAKPSDVYTQIESDILAAIPDLMMTPSISDKGRITQGTARAILGKIYLYDKKMPQAAAQFAEVNGTPGGTSQYGYKLVADYADLFKVALETDQDPNKYKFLSESILEIMHTNKGSSDWGFWGQGKDEGNSINVMVGPRSYSLKNVPGNNAPDIYSGWAFNTVTENFVSFMQGDPRLDVTVFNAKKLVTEGKVTYAPAFADTGYFLNKYLPTNALKSSLPGPAELNFRQNYIAIRLADTYLMEAEALGGAGARAQALLDAVRTRVGLPSVPVSLQAIKDERRRELAGEGHRWFDLVRWGDAPSKLAFKGFKANKNEILPIPFNELPNTALKQNPGY; this is encoded by the coding sequence ATGAAAAATAAGAATTTTATATATAAAGGACTTGCCGTTGCGTTTCTGACAGGTCTTAGTTTTACCAATATAGGTTGTAGTGATTCCTATCTGGATGATGTACAGAATTCAGGATCTTTTAATACTGATCTGTATTTTCAGAATGAGCAGCAGTCTTTTAGTGCACTGATTTCCGTATATGATGTTTTAAGAAAATATTCCAGCGGATTCGAGAATACAGTTACTTTCTTTAATGCAGGATCTGATGACTTTTATTCCGGTGGTGGAAGCTCAAATGATGGTGCGGGTATCCAGGGATTGAACAATTATATGATTAACCCGAATACGATGCCTGCCAGCTACTGGAAAGATTATTATCAGGGAATTGCACGTGCGAACCTCCTAATAGAAAGAGTTCCGGGAGCAAATATGAATGAAGATCTTAAAAAGAGATATATTGCAGAAGCCAAAGTTCTCCGTTCTTTATATTATTTTGAATTATTAAGAATGTTTGGAAATATTCCTTTAATTCTTAAAACCATAAAGTTTGATGACGATTACTGGAATATTCCACAGGCTAAGCCTAGTGATGTTTATACGCAGATAGAAAGTGATATACTCGCTGCTATTCCTGACCTGATGATGACACCTAGTATCAGTGATAAAGGACGTATCACTCAGGGAACGGCCAGAGCTATATTGGGTAAAATTTATCTTTATGATAAAAAAATGCCTCAAGCAGCGGCTCAGTTTGCCGAAGTAAATGGCACACCGGGAGGGACCAGCCAGTATGGATACAAGCTTGTAGCAGATTATGCAGATTTATTTAAAGTTGCTCTGGAAACTGATCAGGATCCGAATAAATACAAATTCTTATCAGAATCTATCCTTGAAATAATGCATACCAACAAAGGAAGTTCCGACTGGGGGTTCTGGGGACAGGGAAAAGATGAAGGAAACTCCATCAATGTAATGGTTGGCCCTCGTTCTTACTCACTGAAAAATGTCCCGGGTAATAATGCACCAGATATCTATTCAGGATGGGCATTTAATACTGTAACAGAGAATTTTGTAAGTTTTATGCAGGGAGATCCAAGACTGGATGTAACGGTTTTCAATGCAAAAAAACTGGTGACAGAAGGTAAAGTCACTTATGCTCCTGCTTTTGCAGATACAGGATATTTCCTTAATAAATATTTACCTACGAATGCTTTAAAAAGCTCACTTCCAGGTCCGGCTGAGCTGAATTTCAGACAGAATTATATTGCTATAAGATTAGCAGATACTTATCTGATGGAAGCAGAAGCTTTAGGTGGTGCAGGGGCAAGAGCCCAGGCTTTATTAGATGCCGTAAGAACAAGAGTAGGCTTACCATCGGTTCCGGTTTCTTTACAGGCTATTAAAGATGAAAGAAGAAGAGAGCTCGCAGGAGAAGGACACAGATGGTTTGATCTTGTCAGATGGGGAGATGCTCCTTCTAAGCTTGCCTTCAAGGGGTTTAAAGCCAATAAAAATGAAATTCTTCCAATTCCTTTCAATGAATTGCCGAATACAGCTTTAAAACAAAATCCTGGTTACTAA
- a CDS encoding SusC/RagA family TonB-linked outer membrane protein codes for MNVRISRSVGVVAVLYFTANFSAQTTKAKDTIAKENKIDEVVVIGYGTQKKSNVTGAIASIKASDIENIPSGKPEQVLQGRAAGVSVVTNSGQPGAAATVRVRGITSFGAGSNSPLWVVDGIVVDNIGWLNQSDIESIEVLKDGASSAIYGVSAAKGVILVTTKKGKKGKLTLSYNGFYGFSNASKKLDLLDATQYAKIINEGFVNDGGTPRFTNPESFGKGTDWQDAIFGTGEKSSHEVSITGGNEKSTYYTSFGYFDQTGIVMSDISNYKRINARFNSTHKVTDYLTIGQTFAYTHVKSQGVSANEEFGGPLASAVNLDPITPVVVTDWSMVDPSGYTNPYIIRDSEGRPYGISRYVNNEMTNPQAFRHLQQGNYNWSDDFVGNVFAELKFLDHFTFKTSLNGKKSYWGSRTFTPKYYLSPNFNNTSFNSLNKVDENKFEWSMENTLTYQNKFGDHNINIMIGQGVYRYNIAGGASLTYSNLPIDNWQDASFNFNIPQDNITATGWDGIQTRKASYFGRIIYDYADKYLFTGTIRRDGSSKFATNQHWGTFPSMSLGWNVHKENFWPENKVVNNLKLRGGYGVLGNDEMDNFRFASFMVSGSNYTNSSNNIIIGYAPSTMENPNLKWEQTSQLNIAADLKLFNNFTLTADWYKKKTTDILRQINIPGYVGVPNLPWSNVGDMENTGVELELGYKKNWEDFTISVNGNFATIKNKVLRLEDDIEYFNLASFQTMGAVSRVAVGQPYGSFYGQTYSGVFQNQAQIDNYVNANGVKLLPDAKPGDFIWQDNNGDGKIDDNDKVNLGSSIPKYTFGLTVNMSYKNFDLMMFAQGQAGNKIFQGLRRLDIPDANYQTRILDRWTGEGSTNDNPRITRNDPNHNYSWMSNYYLQKGDYVRLKIVQLGYTIPQDVTKRFGMSKVRLYITGENLLTFTKYTGYDPEIAGRNNSEQDIIGVDRAYYPQARTFLIGANIQF; via the coding sequence ATGAATGTAAGAATATCACGAAGCGTAGGAGTGGTTGCCGTCCTCTATTTTACGGCCAACTTCAGTGCCCAGACCACCAAGGCGAAGGACACAATTGCTAAAGAAAACAAAATAGACGAAGTTGTAGTGATTGGCTACGGTACTCAGAAAAAGAGTAATGTGACAGGTGCTATAGCAAGTATTAAAGCCAGCGATATTGAGAATATTCCATCCGGTAAGCCAGAACAGGTATTACAAGGAAGGGCTGCCGGAGTTTCTGTAGTGACGAACTCAGGACAGCCTGGAGCTGCTGCTACTGTACGTGTAAGGGGTATTACCAGTTTTGGTGCAGGAAGTAACAGTCCTCTATGGGTAGTAGACGGTATTGTAGTAGACAATATCGGATGGCTTAACCAGTCGGATATAGAAAGTATTGAAGTATTAAAAGATGGTGCTTCATCCGCAATCTACGGTGTTTCTGCTGCAAAAGGAGTAATCCTGGTTACTACTAAAAAAGGAAAAAAAGGAAAACTGACCCTTTCGTATAATGGGTTTTATGGTTTTTCAAATGCTTCAAAAAAGCTGGATCTTCTGGATGCTACACAATATGCTAAAATTATCAATGAAGGTTTTGTAAATGATGGAGGAACTCCTAGATTTACTAATCCGGAATCATTTGGAAAAGGAACCGACTGGCAGGATGCTATTTTCGGGACAGGTGAAAAATCTTCTCACGAAGTAAGCATTACAGGAGGTAATGAAAAATCAACATACTATACATCATTTGGATATTTTGACCAGACGGGTATTGTAATGAGTGATATTTCCAATTACAAAAGAATTAATGCCAGATTCAACTCAACCCATAAAGTTACTGATTACCTGACGATAGGTCAAACCTTTGCTTATACACACGTAAAATCTCAGGGAGTAAGTGCCAATGAGGAATTTGGAGGTCCATTGGCTTCAGCAGTTAACCTGGATCCTATCACTCCGGTAGTGGTAACAGACTGGTCAATGGTAGATCCAAGCGGCTATACCAATCCTTACATCATCCGCGATTCTGAGGGACGCCCTTATGGAATTTCAAGATATGTAAACAATGAAATGACCAACCCTCAGGCTTTCCGCCACTTACAGCAGGGGAATTATAACTGGTCAGATGATTTCGTGGGAAATGTTTTTGCCGAACTTAAGTTTCTGGATCACTTCACCTTCAAAACAAGTTTAAATGGTAAGAAATCCTATTGGGGAAGCCGTACTTTCACCCCGAAATACTATTTAAGCCCCAATTTTAACAATACCAGCTTCAACAGCCTGAATAAGGTAGACGAAAATAAGTTTGAGTGGAGCATGGAAAATACATTAACCTATCAGAATAAGTTTGGTGATCATAATATCAACATTATGATAGGACAGGGAGTATACCGATACAACATCGCTGGCGGAGCTAGTCTGACATACAGTAATCTGCCTATTGATAACTGGCAGGATGCTTCTTTCAATTTTAATATTCCTCAGGATAATATTACTGCAACAGGATGGGATGGGATTCAAACCCGTAAAGCATCTTATTTTGGTAGAATTATTTATGATTATGCAGACAAATATTTATTTACAGGAACAATTCGTAGAGATGGTTCTTCAAAGTTTGCAACGAATCAGCATTGGGGAACTTTCCCGTCAATGTCCTTAGGATGGAATGTTCATAAAGAAAACTTCTGGCCGGAGAATAAAGTAGTAAATAACCTGAAGTTGAGAGGAGGTTATGGAGTATTAGGAAATGATGAAATGGATAACTTCAGATTTGCAAGTTTCATGGTTTCTGGAAGTAATTATACCAACTCCAGTAATAATATTATCATTGGTTATGCACCAAGTACAATGGAAAATCCCAACCTGAAATGGGAGCAGACAAGTCAGCTGAACATTGCTGCAGACTTAAAATTATTCAACAACTTTACCCTGACCGCAGACTGGTACAAGAAGAAAACAACCGATATCCTTAGACAAATCAATATTCCTGGTTATGTAGGGGTTCCTAACCTACCTTGGTCAAACGTTGGAGATATGGAAAACACAGGTGTTGAACTTGAATTAGGTTATAAAAAGAACTGGGAAGATTTCACCATCTCGGTGAATGGTAACTTTGCTACCATAAAAAACAAAGTTCTTAGATTAGAGGATGATATTGAATACTTCAACCTGGCTTCTTTCCAGACCATGGGAGCTGTATCCAGAGTAGCAGTAGGGCAGCCTTACGGATCATTTTACGGGCAGACTTATAGCGGGGTTTTCCAGAATCAGGCACAAATTGATAATTACGTAAATGCCAATGGAGTAAAATTACTACCTGATGCAAAACCTGGAGACTTTATCTGGCAGGATAATAACGGAGATGGGAAAATTGATGATAATGATAAAGTAAACTTAGGAAGCTCTATTCCAAAATATACTTTTGGACTTACCGTGAACATGAGCTATAAGAATTTTGACCTGATGATGTTTGCACAAGGGCAGGCTGGTAACAAGATTTTCCAGGGGTTGAGAAGATTAGATATTCCTGATGCGAATTACCAGACAAGAATCTTAGACCGATGGACAGGTGAAGGATCTACCAATGATAATCCGAGAATTACCCGTAATGACCCTAATCATAACTATTCATGGATGTCTAATTATTATCTTCAGAAAGGAGATTATGTACGTTTGAAAATTGTTCAGTTAGGCTATACCATTCCTCAGGATGTTACTAAACGCTTTGGAATGAGTAAAGTAAGGCTATATATCACAGGAGAAAACCTGCTTACTTTCACGAAATATACCGGATATGATCCGGAAATTGCAGGAAGAAACAATTCTGAGCAGGATATTATCGGGGTAGACAGAGCGTATTATCCTCAAGCCAGAACATTCCTGATAGGAGCTAATATTCAATTTTAA
- a CDS encoding MFS transporter — protein MIIKLSKISLPLKLTFLIFSMVLNCMGLIILQLSEEKITYGELGFLESFKDLPIAFISLFAVSFINKTGTKKALISALIIVGFCSCLLPFIEVFWFFKLWFAIIGACFAIGKICVFGIIRNNISDEKSLAKTMNSVEASFMIGIFVVNTCFGWVVSSEYSEYWKFCFLLIAFLSALTIFLLSKITISEAKPLENTSVFSELSGFVTPSITLFLGVIFFIVFVEQGFNSWLPSFYKNHLKVNSFFALQATSFLAVFSYVGRTVTANIIRRFSLPGYYLSCMAFIISLLAIIVGVQYFDSADSKIILFLFPVIGLFLSPLYPVINSKMIAQMDKEKVNLFTSLIVIFSSLGSSVSSIIMAVLFEKQLLNFYPIYILSFVILLFVTSLVFFNVSKRK, from the coding sequence ATGATCATCAAGCTTTCTAAAATTTCTCTTCCGTTAAAACTCACCTTTCTTATTTTTTCAATGGTTTTGAACTGTATGGGATTGATCATTCTGCAGCTGTCTGAAGAGAAAATCACCTATGGAGAATTGGGTTTTTTAGAATCATTTAAAGACTTGCCCATCGCTTTTATTTCTCTTTTTGCAGTAAGTTTCATTAACAAAACGGGAACAAAAAAAGCACTGATTTCGGCTTTGATAATTGTTGGCTTTTGTTCTTGTCTGCTGCCATTTATAGAAGTTTTCTGGTTTTTCAAATTATGGTTTGCCATCATTGGAGCCTGTTTTGCCATTGGTAAAATTTGTGTTTTTGGAATTATCAGGAATAATATTTCGGATGAAAAATCGCTGGCAAAGACGATGAACAGTGTAGAAGCTTCATTTATGATCGGAATCTTTGTAGTTAATACCTGTTTTGGATGGGTGGTATCCAGTGAATACTCTGAATATTGGAAATTTTGTTTTTTATTAATTGCTTTCTTATCTGCATTAACAATATTCCTATTATCAAAAATTACAATTTCTGAGGCCAAACCTTTGGAAAACACAAGTGTATTCTCTGAACTTTCAGGGTTTGTAACTCCTTCTATAACATTATTTCTTGGGGTTATATTTTTTATCGTTTTTGTAGAGCAGGGATTCAACTCATGGCTTCCCTCTTTTTATAAGAATCATCTGAAAGTCAATTCATTTTTTGCCCTTCAGGCAACATCTTTTCTGGCGGTATTTTCTTATGTGGGAAGAACAGTAACAGCCAATATTATCCGAAGATTTTCATTGCCGGGCTACTATCTTTCATGTATGGCTTTTATCATTTCTTTATTGGCAATTATTGTAGGTGTGCAGTATTTTGATTCAGCAGATTCAAAGATAATTCTCTTCTTATTTCCGGTGATCGGTTTATTTTTGTCACCACTCTACCCTGTCATCAATTCAAAAATGATTGCACAGATGGACAAGGAAAAAGTAAACTTATTCACCTCTCTTATTGTTATTTTTTCCTCACTGGGCAGCTCTGTAAGCTCGATTATCATGGCAGTTCTGTTCGAAAAACAATTATTAAATTTTTATCCAATATATATCTTATCTTTCGTAATTCTTCTTTTTGTGACTAGTTTGGTATTTTTTAACGTTTCAAAAAGAAAATAG
- a CDS encoding NUDIX hydrolase: MKIKDTKSKETLRELIDTKDFVAHISVDCTIFGFHNNILKVLLLKYHDLDLWSLPGGFVFNDEDLREAAARVLFERTHLKDIFLKQFHTFGRIDRTENNVHQILLNNKGIEVPEDHWIFQRFITVGYCSLIDFSMANTFPDAFNESCEWFEVSNLPKMAFDHDRIIETGLEYLRMNINTEVAASNLLPEKFTMKDLQSLYETILGQKFRRNNFQRKILSLNILDRLEKLYDGSANKAPYLYKFKSKVHNSTNQYPISNDEET; encoded by the coding sequence ATGAAAATCAAAGACACAAAAAGTAAAGAAACACTTCGGGAACTTATTGATACCAAAGATTTTGTTGCCCATATATCTGTTGACTGTACTATATTCGGCTTTCATAATAATATTTTGAAAGTCCTGCTTTTAAAGTATCACGATCTTGACTTATGGTCACTTCCAGGTGGTTTTGTTTTCAATGATGAAGATTTAAGGGAAGCCGCAGCAAGGGTTTTATTTGAAAGAACACATCTTAAAGATATATTTCTGAAACAGTTTCATACGTTCGGAAGAATAGACCGTACAGAGAATAATGTTCATCAGATCCTTCTCAACAACAAAGGAATTGAGGTACCTGAAGATCACTGGATCTTTCAAAGATTCATCACGGTAGGCTATTGCAGCCTTATTGACTTTTCAATGGCCAATACTTTCCCTGATGCCTTCAATGAAAGCTGTGAATGGTTTGAAGTAAGCAATCTGCCTAAGATGGCATTTGATCATGACCGAATCATAGAAACAGGGTTAGAATATCTGCGGATGAACATCAATACAGAGGTAGCGGCCAGCAATCTGCTTCCCGAAAAGTTTACGATGAAAGATCTTCAGTCTCTTTATGAAACTATTTTAGGACAGAAATTCAGAAGAAATAATTTCCAGCGTAAAATTTTAAGTTTAAATATTCTTGACAGACTGGAAAAATTGTATGATGGCTCAGCCAATAAAGCGCCCTATCTGTATAAATTTAAAAGCAAGGTCCACAATTCTACCAATCAGTATCCTATATCCAATGATGAGGAGACTTAA